A genomic window from Terriglobales bacterium includes:
- a CDS encoding helix-turn-helix transcriptional regulator, translated as MSETGWGQRIRSLREHVGWSGTRFGRYLGVSQMAISRWERGRHPPPAEAWIALGILAAEHGRVEDCWYFLEQAGLSQEVLKSLFESVPVGAGVGRRQGAASWYAGPVRKSSRVGGRTTDEAAEQLHAALDIILDRAPSTVAEAVAAQLTRLAGKYGQEK; from the coding sequence TTGTCTGAAACCGGGTGGGGGCAAAGGATCCGGAGCCTGCGGGAGCACGTCGGGTGGAGCGGCACCCGCTTCGGCCGCTATCTGGGCGTTTCCCAGATGGCGATCTCGCGCTGGGAGCGCGGGCGCCATCCTCCACCGGCTGAGGCGTGGATAGCCTTGGGGATACTCGCCGCGGAACACGGCCGAGTGGAGGATTGCTGGTATTTCCTGGAGCAGGCCGGGTTGAGCCAGGAGGTGCTGAAGAGTCTCTTCGAAAGCGTGCCAGTGGGGGCCGGTGTGGGCAGGCGGCAGGGTGCCGCTTCGTGGTACGCCGGACCGGTGCGGAAGTCATCCCGCGTCGGCGGTCGGACTACGGATGAGGCGGCGGAGCAACTTCATGCCGCCTTGGATATCATCCTCGATCGGGCGCCCAGTACGGTCGCGGAGGCCGTAGCCGCGCAGCTTACACGTCTCGCTGGCAAGTACGGTCAGGAGAAGTGA
- a CDS encoding phytoene/squalene synthase family protein, with product MSGQLVHAYAVCRGITRSAARNFYFAFLVLPREKRDALAAVYAFMRRADDIADHPALSPAEKRARLEEWREHMHHVAEGHSTDDPVLFALGDAQLRFQIPVELLDQLITGTEMDIGEATPAAGAPTIRYQSFDDLSRYCYHVASVVGLVTIRIFGYRDPAAEPLAVRTGMAFQLTNILRDVREDAALGRIYLPVEDLARFGCSPEELAAGVNNGFDPARLKPVLEFEAGRARELYAAADELLPLIDEDSQPALWVLVSIYRRLLEKMAQRNFDVFRQRVGLSFAEKLGVLTRGFLRRLTG from the coding sequence ATGAGCGGCCAACTCGTGCACGCCTACGCCGTGTGCCGCGGCATCACCCGTTCGGCCGCGCGCAATTTCTATTTCGCGTTCCTGGTACTGCCACGCGAGAAGCGGGACGCGCTCGCCGCCGTCTACGCTTTCATGCGTCGCGCCGACGATATCGCCGACCACCCGGCACTTTCTCCGGCAGAGAAGCGCGCCCGCCTGGAGGAATGGCGTGAGCACATGCACCACGTGGCCGAGGGCCACTCCACCGACGACCCCGTGCTGTTCGCCCTGGGCGACGCTCAGCTGCGCTTTCAGATCCCGGTGGAGCTGCTCGACCAGCTCATCACCGGCACCGAGATGGATATTGGGGAAGCGACCCCGGCTGCCGGAGCACCCACTATCCGCTATCAGTCCTTCGACGATCTCTCCCGCTACTGCTACCACGTCGCTTCGGTCGTGGGCCTGGTCACCATCCGCATTTTCGGGTACCGCGATCCGGCTGCCGAACCGCTCGCGGTGCGCACCGGCATGGCCTTCCAGCTCACCAACATCCTGCGCGACGTGCGCGAGGACGCCGCCCTGGGCCGCATCTACCTGCCGGTGGAGGACCTGGCCCGCTTCGGCTGTTCGCCCGAAGAGCTGGCCGCAGGGGTCAACAACGGCTTCGATCCGGCGCGCCTCAAACCTGTGCTCGAATTCGAGGCCGGCCGCGCTCGCGAGCTTTATGCCGCCGCCGACGAACTGCTTCCGCTGATCGACGAGGACAGTCAGCCCGCGCTCTGGGTCTTGGTCAGCATCTATCGCCGCCTGCTGGAGAAGATGGCGCAGCGTAACTTCGATGTCTTCCGCCAGCGGGTGGGGCTCTCGTTTGCCGAAAAATTGGGTGTGCTCACGCGGGGATTCCTGCGTCGCCTCACCGGATGA
- a CDS encoding efflux RND transporter periplasmic adaptor subunit encodes MHGKRIQVMVGAGVAVVLLAAFISLRQTRVPIRAQTPVRKDITSTISTNGKIEPVEHFEAHAPASTTVKRVLVHEGDAVRRGRLLLELDDAETRAEVARTLAQLRSAEADLAAIRKGGTREEVLTNESELVKARAELDDAQRNLEAMRKLLERQAASPAEVEAAENRAKRAQAQVTLVEQKLGSRFSQPEVARTQARANEARAAYQAALNVLRQVNVVAPRDGTVYYLPVRPGQYVNSGDLLVQVGDLRRVQVRAFVDEPEIGRLARGHKVMLTWDALPGRNWQGTVTRVPSTVVVRGTRTVGEVVCEVDNQDLTLLPNVNVNVTVITAQHGGVLTVPREAVHVEDGKRFVFEVAGGQLKRREVEVGISSLTDAEIIRGLDEKTMVALGAADSAVLRDGQPVRVEP; translated from the coding sequence GCGGCAGACGCGGGTGCCGATCCGCGCCCAGACTCCCGTCCGCAAGGACATCACCAGCACCATCTCCACCAACGGCAAGATCGAGCCGGTGGAGCACTTCGAGGCGCACGCTCCCGCCTCCACTACGGTCAAGCGGGTGCTGGTGCACGAGGGGGACGCGGTCCGGCGCGGACGCTTGCTGCTCGAGCTCGACGACGCCGAGACCCGCGCGGAAGTGGCCCGCACCCTGGCGCAACTGCGCAGCGCCGAAGCCGACCTGGCGGCCATCCGCAAGGGCGGCACGCGCGAGGAAGTGCTGACCAACGAATCCGAACTGGTCAAAGCGCGCGCCGAACTCGATGACGCGCAACGGAACCTGGAAGCGATGCGCAAGCTGCTGGAGCGCCAGGCCGCGTCGCCGGCAGAGGTGGAAGCGGCGGAGAACCGCGCCAAGCGCGCCCAGGCCCAAGTGACGCTGGTCGAACAGAAGCTGGGTAGCCGCTTCTCGCAACCGGAAGTCGCCCGCACCCAGGCCCGCGCGAACGAAGCGCGGGCCGCGTACCAGGCGGCGCTGAATGTCCTGCGCCAGGTCAACGTGGTGGCGCCGCGTGACGGCACCGTCTACTACCTGCCGGTCCGGCCCGGCCAATATGTGAACTCCGGCGACCTGCTGGTGCAGGTGGGCGACCTGCGCCGGGTGCAGGTGCGGGCCTTCGTAGACGAGCCCGAGATCGGGCGGCTGGCCCGTGGCCACAAGGTGATGCTGACCTGGGACGCGTTACCCGGCCGCAACTGGCAGGGGACGGTGACCCGTGTGCCTTCCACGGTCGTGGTGCGGGGCACGCGCACGGTGGGTGAGGTGGTGTGCGAAGTGGACAATCAGGACCTCACGCTCTTACCCAATGTGAACGTCAACGTCACGGTAATCACGGCGCAGCACGGGGGCGTACTCACCGTGCCCCGTGAGGCCGTTCACGTGGAAGATGGCAAGCGTTTTGTGTTCGAGGTGGCAGGCGGACAACTGAAACGGCGCGAAGTCGAGGTGGGCATCTCCAGCCTCACCGACGCTGAAATCATACGCGGCCTCGACGAGAAAACGATGGTAGCGCTGGGCGCCGCCGATTCCGCCGTGCTGCGCGATGGCCAGCCGGTGCGCGTCGAGCCCTAG
- the hpnE gene encoding hydroxysqualene dehydroxylase HpnE, translated as MTTSARTVAVVGGGLAGLSAACALADVGFRVSLLERRPYLGGRASSYEHPGTGEVVDNCQHVVLACCTNLLDFYRRTGVEQKIRWYDRLTFLEPGGRQTVLGPSWLPAPLHAVPSFLSAASLGLADKLAIGRAMLHFLSSVPPDSGEPFLGWLRRHGQTQRAIDRFWKVVLVSALNEDLDRMCVPYAAQVFRESFLKSAAAGQMGVPTAPLTELYAAGIAYLEARGGQVRLRSTAESFEPQADSVLLRSSVGDLRTDFAVLAVPFDVAARLLPAQPEAEPLRAQLGRFETSPITGIHLWFDREVTDLDHAVLLDRTIQWMFHKSRILERRAGEGNGSYLELVVSSSKSLVEKPRNEILELALAELKEFFPKAAEARLVKSTVIKEVHATYSALPGSDDYRPGAATVWPRVFLAGDWTATGWPATMEGAVRSGYRAAEEVARAAGQPARLLVPDLPPTGFMRLFG; from the coding sequence ATGACCACTTCCGCCAGGACTGTGGCCGTAGTCGGGGGCGGCCTCGCGGGCCTCTCCGCCGCCTGTGCCCTGGCTGACGTCGGGTTCCGCGTCAGCCTCCTCGAGCGCCGTCCGTATCTCGGCGGCCGCGCCTCTTCCTACGAGCATCCGGGCACCGGCGAAGTAGTGGATAACTGCCAGCACGTGGTGCTCGCCTGCTGTACCAACCTCCTCGATTTCTACCGACGCACCGGCGTCGAGCAGAAGATTCGCTGGTACGACCGGCTCACTTTCCTGGAGCCCGGCGGACGCCAAACCGTGCTCGGGCCTTCGTGGCTGCCGGCTCCCTTGCACGCGGTGCCGTCGTTTCTGAGCGCCGCCTCGCTCGGCCTGGCAGACAAGCTGGCCATCGGCCGCGCCATGTTGCACTTCCTGTCCTCGGTTCCCCCTGATTCCGGCGAGCCCTTTCTCGGCTGGCTGCGGCGCCATGGACAGACACAGCGCGCCATCGACCGCTTCTGGAAGGTCGTCCTGGTCAGCGCGCTCAACGAAGACCTGGACCGCATGTGCGTCCCTTACGCGGCGCAGGTGTTTCGCGAGTCGTTCCTCAAGTCGGCGGCGGCGGGACAGATGGGTGTGCCCACCGCGCCACTGACCGAACTCTACGCGGCCGGAATCGCGTATCTGGAGGCGCGAGGCGGGCAGGTGCGCCTGCGCTCGACCGCGGAGTCATTCGAGCCGCAGGCCGATAGCGTTTTGCTGCGGTCTTCGGTGGGCGACTTGCGCACCGATTTCGCCGTGCTGGCAGTGCCCTTCGACGTGGCGGCGCGCCTGCTGCCGGCGCAGCCTGAGGCCGAGCCCCTGCGCGCGCAGCTCGGGCGCTTTGAGACCTCGCCCATCACCGGCATCCACCTTTGGTTCGACCGCGAGGTCACCGACCTCGACCACGCCGTGCTGCTCGATCGCACCATCCAGTGGATGTTCCACAAGTCGCGCATCCTCGAGCGCCGCGCCGGGGAAGGGAACGGTAGCTACCTGGAACTGGTCGTCAGCTCATCGAAGTCGCTGGTGGAAAAGCCGCGCAACGAGATCCTGGAACTGGCCCTCGCTGAGCTGAAGGAGTTTTTTCCCAAAGCCGCGGAGGCGCGCCTCGTGAAGTCCACGGTCATCAAGGAAGTGCATGCGACGTACTCCGCGCTGCCCGGTTCGGACGACTATCGCCCTGGAGCGGCGACCGTGTGGCCGCGCGTCTTCCTGGCCGGCGACTGGACCGCCACCGGCTGGCCCGCCACCATGGAAGGCGCAGTGCGCAGCGGCTACCGCGCCGCGGAAGAAGTCGCGCGCGCAGCCGGGCAGCCAGCGCGCCTCTTGGTGCCCGACCTTCCGCCGACGGGCTTCATGCGACTGTTCGGCTAG
- a CDS encoding zinc-binding dehydrogenase yields the protein MTAAVLYGKEDVKIERVPIPHVEEGELLIKVQVALTCGTDLKVYQRGYHARMIVPPALFGHELAGVVEEVGGGVKHFCKGMRVVALNSAPCQMCFYCSKHQENLCENLLFNNGAYAEYIKIPRRIVESNTLTIPPNVSFVEAAMVEPLACVLRGLHETGVEIGDTVAVIGGGPIGLMFVQVAKLTGCNVIAVVKRDSQVQAAKRFGADETIQVTSVADPVEAVRALSPDRRGADVVIEAVGRPQAWEWAVDMVRKGGTVNFFGGCASGTKVQLDTNRLHYAEVTLKATFHHTPEAVRRAFALITEKKIKSSDYVTSEAPLSRLHQVLRHMLNRNGDIKTAIIPGH from the coding sequence ATGACAGCAGCCGTCCTCTACGGCAAAGAGGACGTGAAGATCGAACGTGTGCCCATCCCCCATGTCGAGGAGGGCGAGCTTCTCATCAAGGTGCAGGTCGCTCTTACCTGCGGCACCGACCTGAAGGTGTATCAACGCGGCTATCATGCGCGCATGATCGTGCCTCCGGCATTGTTCGGGCATGAGCTGGCGGGCGTGGTGGAAGAGGTCGGTGGGGGCGTGAAGCACTTCTGCAAGGGCATGCGGGTGGTCGCGCTCAACTCCGCCCCCTGCCAGATGTGCTTCTATTGCTCCAAGCACCAGGAGAACCTCTGCGAGAACCTGCTGTTCAACAACGGCGCGTACGCGGAGTACATCAAGATTCCTCGCCGCATTGTGGAGTCCAACACGCTCACCATCCCGCCCAATGTCAGTTTCGTGGAAGCGGCGATGGTCGAGCCTCTGGCCTGTGTGTTGCGCGGGTTGCATGAGACCGGGGTCGAAATCGGCGACACCGTGGCCGTCATCGGGGGCGGTCCTATTGGCCTGATGTTCGTGCAGGTGGCCAAGCTCACCGGTTGCAACGTCATCGCCGTCGTGAAGCGCGATTCCCAGGTGCAGGCAGCCAAACGTTTTGGCGCCGATGAGACCATTCAGGTCACTTCCGTGGCCGATCCGGTGGAAGCGGTGCGCGCCCTCAGCCCGGATCGCCGTGGCGCGGACGTGGTCATCGAGGCCGTGGGACGTCCGCAGGCGTGGGAGTGGGCTGTGGACATGGTACGGAAGGGCGGCACCGTGAATTTCTTCGGTGGCTGCGCTTCCGGCACCAAGGTGCAGCTCGACACCAACCGGCTGCACTATGCCGAAGTCACGCTCAAGGCCACGTTCCATCACACGCCCGAGGCCGTGCGCCGCGCTTTCGCTCTCATCACCGAGAAGAAGATCAAGAGCAGCGACTACGTCACCAGCGAAGCGCCGCTCTCGCGTCTGCATCAGGTGTTGCGGCACATGCTCAACCGCAACGGTGATATCAAGACCGCGATCATCCCCGGACACTAG
- a CDS encoding TolC family protein, which produces MRELKRFGLILWLAFFANPALAEPVPFRRALELAVRNSGTMAIANADQVRAEHEYLATRNVYLPQLVVGSGLAATSGFPLSVEGSAPSILRVVSSQFLYNAAQREFVRAAKSEWSAASRKNEDRKNEVLLETALVYLELDKLSSELATLRQQEKAAERIEQITGERVAVGVDSEVERTRAKLATARVRMRLAEAQGAIDVLRLRLSQLTGLPPDALETDAESVPNLPEVHQEENLTGRALENNPLVKIADEQAAAQQFRARGERRALYPSFNLVAQYAMLARFNNYDDFFNRFQRHNGTFGVSIRFPFLDFTQRARAEAADSESVMAQKRAEGVRQQVSSEALRLQRAVREAAAAQEVARLEYQLARSEVDAVQGRIEAGTASLRDEQNARLSEAERYRAFLDASFALEKAQLELLKTTGQLEAWATK; this is translated from the coding sequence ATGCGAGAGCTGAAACGATTTGGCCTGATCCTCTGGCTGGCGTTCTTCGCGAATCCTGCTTTGGCCGAGCCGGTTCCCTTTCGGCGAGCGCTGGAGTTGGCGGTGCGCAACAGCGGCACCATGGCCATCGCCAACGCCGATCAGGTCCGCGCCGAACACGAGTACCTGGCCACGCGCAACGTCTACCTGCCCCAGCTGGTGGTGGGCTCGGGGCTGGCAGCGACCTCCGGCTTTCCCCTGAGCGTCGAAGGGTCCGCGCCTTCCATTCTCCGGGTGGTTTCCTCCCAGTTTCTCTACAACGCCGCCCAAAGAGAATTCGTGCGCGCCGCCAAGAGCGAGTGGTCCGCGGCCAGCCGCAAGAACGAGGACCGCAAGAACGAGGTGCTGTTGGAGACAGCCCTGGTCTACCTGGAACTGGACAAGCTGAGCAGCGAACTGGCTACGCTGCGGCAGCAGGAAAAAGCGGCCGAGCGCATCGAGCAGATCACCGGGGAACGTGTCGCCGTGGGCGTGGATAGCGAAGTGGAACGCACGCGGGCGAAGCTGGCCACCGCGCGCGTGCGCATGCGCCTGGCTGAAGCGCAGGGAGCCATCGATGTGCTCCGTTTGCGCTTGAGCCAACTCACCGGGCTGCCCCCGGATGCTCTGGAGACCGACGCCGAATCCGTCCCCAATCTTCCGGAAGTGCACCAGGAAGAAAACCTGACCGGGCGAGCACTGGAAAACAATCCGCTGGTGAAGATCGCGGACGAACAGGCCGCGGCCCAGCAATTCCGCGCCAGGGGGGAACGCCGGGCGCTGTATCCCAGCTTCAACCTGGTGGCCCAGTACGCCATGCTGGCACGCTTCAACAATTACGACGACTTCTTCAACCGATTTCAGCGGCACAACGGCACCTTCGGCGTCTCCATCCGCTTCCCTTTCCTCGATTTCACGCAGCGGGCGAGGGCCGAGGCGGCGGATTCAGAATCGGTGATGGCGCAAAAGCGGGCCGAGGGCGTGCGCCAGCAGGTGTCGAGCGAGGCTCTGCGCCTGCAGCGCGCGGTCCGCGAAGCGGCTGCGGCCCAGGAAGTGGCGCGGCTGGAGTACCAGTTGGCGCGCTCCGAAGTGGACGCCGTACAGGGACGCATCGAGGCCGGCACCGCTTCCCTGCGCGACGAGCAGAATGCCCGGCTCAGCGAGGCTGAACGCTACCGCGCCTTCCTCGACGCCAGCTTCGCGCTGGAGAAGGCACAGCTTGAGTTGCTCAAGACCACGGGCCAGTTGGAGGCCTGGGCGACCAAGTAG
- a CDS encoding zinc-dependent dehydrogenase, translating into MTVATQTETQPQIAAIPATMQAAVYRGVNDVRVETVPVPEIGPGELLLRVHTCGICGTDLKKISTGSHSAPRIFGHETSGVVAAVGAGVTAFKVGDRAMAFHHIPCRECYYCRLKVFAQCPVYKKVGTTAGFEPAGGGFAEYVRVMDWIVRKGVVRIPDGTSFEQASFVEPVNTCMKGIETLGLVPGETVLVLGQGPIGIILAVLAGRAGAQVITSDLYRQRLTIASGFGIQLALDASQADLAAEVRRRTEGRGADAVIVAAAGNGLIQPALDATRPGGRVLLFAQTVRGEAALDPSSVCVDEKSLLGSYSASIDLQEKSVRFVFSREMDLERLITHRFPLPQAVAALELAAHPGPDSMKVVIQPGQLWEGRKP; encoded by the coding sequence ATGACGGTCGCAACGCAGACCGAGACGCAGCCTCAGATCGCCGCCATTCCCGCCACCATGCAGGCGGCGGTGTACCGCGGGGTCAACGACGTCCGCGTGGAGACCGTGCCGGTGCCTGAGATCGGCCCCGGGGAACTGCTTCTTCGGGTGCACACTTGCGGCATTTGCGGCACCGACCTGAAGAAAATCTCCACCGGCTCTCATTCCGCGCCCCGCATCTTCGGCCACGAGACTTCGGGAGTCGTAGCGGCGGTGGGTGCAGGCGTCACCGCCTTCAAGGTCGGCGACCGGGCGATGGCCTTCCACCACATCCCTTGCCGTGAGTGCTATTACTGCCGTCTCAAGGTGTTCGCGCAATGCCCGGTGTACAAAAAGGTGGGCACGACGGCCGGATTCGAGCCGGCCGGCGGCGGCTTTGCCGAGTATGTCCGGGTGATGGACTGGATCGTGCGCAAGGGCGTGGTGCGCATCCCGGACGGCACTTCTTTCGAGCAGGCCTCCTTTGTCGAGCCGGTGAACACCTGCATGAAGGGAATCGAGACCCTGGGACTGGTCCCCGGCGAGACGGTGCTGGTTCTGGGGCAGGGGCCCATCGGCATCATTCTGGCTGTTCTGGCCGGCCGGGCGGGGGCTCAGGTTATAACTTCCGATTTGTACCGCCAAAGGCTTACAATAGCCTCAGGCTTCGGGATACAACTGGCGCTCGACGCATCGCAGGCCGACCTGGCCGCGGAAGTTCGTCGTCGCACCGAGGGCCGTGGCGCCGATGCGGTGATTGTGGCCGCGGCCGGTAACGGGCTGATTCAGCCCGCCTTGGACGCCACGAGGCCGGGTGGACGGGTGCTCTTGTTCGCGCAGACCGTGCGCGGCGAGGCCGCGCTCGATCCTTCATCGGTGTGTGTAGACGAAAAGTCGTTGTTGGGCTCCTACAGCGCCTCGATCGACCTGCAGGAGAAATCGGTGCGTTTTGTATTCAGTCGGGAGATGGATCTGGAGCGGCTCATCACGCACCGCTTCCCGCTCCCGCAAGCGGTCGCGGCGCTTGAATTGGCTGCCCATCCCGGACCCGATTCCATGAAAGTGGTCATTCAACCAGGGCAGCTTTGGGAAGGAAGAAAGCCTTGA
- the hpnC gene encoding squalene synthase HpnC encodes MSSTASSSPGRVAGVLPASARGWAALPAEYAIPQHTPSLDEARAYCRRLARSHYENFHVATWFLPERLRPHFYSVYAYCRISDDLGDEVGDPEAALQLLDEWEAELDACYAGAPRHPVFVALAETVRACDIPRQPFADLLKAFRQDQTVARYATFEELLGYCRYSANPVGRLVLFVCGYRDPERQQLSDFTCTALQLANFWQDVTVDYAKGRIYLPGEDMVRFGVSEGDLCLHRPTPAFLDLMRFQVERARQWFARGLPLAGTVDRDLALDVELFTRGGQEILDAIKRRGYDVLSARPVISRPRKLKLLMQAAVRKLR; translated from the coding sequence ATGTCCTCCACCGCCAGTTCCAGTCCCGGCCGGGTGGCGGGGGTCCTTCCCGCCTCCGCACGCGGCTGGGCTGCGTTGCCGGCAGAGTACGCGATCCCGCAGCATACCCCCTCGCTCGACGAAGCCCGTGCCTACTGTCGGCGTCTGGCCCGCTCCCACTACGAGAACTTTCACGTCGCTACCTGGTTCCTGCCGGAGCGCCTGCGGCCACATTTCTATAGCGTCTACGCCTACTGCCGCATCTCCGACGACTTGGGTGATGAGGTCGGTGACCCCGAGGCCGCGCTCCAGCTACTCGACGAGTGGGAGGCCGAGCTCGACGCCTGCTACGCCGGCGCGCCCCGCCATCCTGTGTTCGTGGCCCTGGCGGAAACGGTGCGGGCCTGCGACATTCCTCGCCAGCCCTTCGCCGACCTGCTCAAGGCTTTTCGTCAGGACCAGACGGTGGCGCGCTATGCCACCTTCGAGGAACTGCTGGGTTATTGCCGCTATTCGGCGAATCCCGTAGGCCGCCTGGTGTTGTTCGTCTGCGGCTACCGCGACCCGGAGCGCCAGCAGCTTTCCGATTTCACCTGCACCGCCCTGCAGCTTGCCAACTTCTGGCAGGACGTAACCGTGGACTACGCCAAGGGGCGCATCTACCTGCCCGGCGAGGACATGGTTCGCTTCGGCGTGAGCGAGGGGGACCTCTGCCTTCATCGCCCCACGCCTGCCTTCCTGGACCTGATGCGCTTCCAAGTGGAGCGGGCCCGCCAGTGGTTCGCGCGGGGCCTGCCTTTGGCCGGGACGGTGGACCGCGATCTCGCGCTCGACGTCGAGCTCTTTACCCGCGGCGGCCAGGAGATCCTGGATGCCATCAAGCGCCGGGGTTACGACGTGCTGAGCGCCCGCCCCGTGATCTCCCGTCCACGCAAGCTCAAGCTCCTGATGCAGGCGGCGGTGAGGAAGCTGCGATGA
- the hpnA gene encoding hopanoid-associated sugar epimerase: protein MKVFVTGATGFVGSHLARMLAGSGAELRLLLRSASRTDNIEGLPAERIVGDLRDPESLRRGLQGCELAFHVAADYRLWVRRPEELYEANVEGTRSLLAAAGRAGVRRVVYTSSVATMGFPPDGTSGDEESPVRIADMIGHYKRSKFLAEEVALEAARAGQDVVIVNPTTPVGEGDIKPTPTGKIVVDFLNRRFPAYLDTGLNLVDVAEVARGHVMAAEKARPGRRYILGGENLTLKQVLDKLAALTGLAAPSVRLPYAVAFAFGAMDTLFSGVLLGREPRAPLEAVRMGRKKMFVTSARAERELGWKVTPPDDALRRAVEWFQAHGYVRA, encoded by the coding sequence GTGAAGGTCTTCGTAACAGGCGCGACCGGGTTCGTCGGCAGCCATCTCGCCCGCATGCTGGCCGGTTCGGGCGCAGAATTGCGGCTGCTGCTGCGGTCGGCCAGCCGGACGGACAACATTGAGGGTCTGCCGGCGGAGCGGATTGTCGGCGATCTGCGTGACCCGGAGTCCTTGCGCCGTGGGCTCCAGGGGTGCGAACTGGCGTTTCATGTCGCCGCGGATTACCGGTTGTGGGTGCGGCGCCCGGAAGAGCTGTACGAGGCCAACGTCGAGGGCACGCGGTCGCTCCTGGCGGCTGCAGGGCGGGCGGGCGTTCGGCGCGTCGTGTACACCTCCAGCGTTGCGACCATGGGCTTTCCCCCTGACGGTACTTCGGGCGACGAAGAGTCACCCGTTCGAATCGCGGATATGATCGGCCACTACAAGCGTTCGAAGTTCCTGGCCGAAGAGGTGGCGCTGGAAGCCGCGCGCGCGGGACAGGACGTGGTGATTGTGAATCCCACCACGCCTGTCGGCGAGGGCGACATCAAACCCACGCCCACCGGCAAGATCGTGGTGGATTTTCTGAATCGCCGGTTTCCGGCGTACCTGGATACGGGTTTGAACCTGGTCGATGTGGCGGAGGTAGCGCGGGGGCACGTGATGGCGGCGGAAAAAGCGCGGCCCGGCCGGCGCTACATCCTGGGCGGTGAGAACCTGACGCTAAAGCAGGTACTGGACAAGCTGGCGGCGCTCACCGGCCTCGCGGCTCCGAGCGTGCGCTTGCCCTACGCCGTAGCGTTCGCATTCGGCGCGATGGATACGCTGTTCTCCGGCGTATTGCTGGGCCGCGAGCCGCGGGCGCCGCTGGAGGCCGTCCGCATGGGCCGCAAGAAAATGTTCGTCACTTCGGCGAGAGCAGAACGCGAGCTGGGCTGGAAGGTGACGCCACCCGACGACGCTCTGCGCCGCGCCGTGGAGTGGTTTCAGGCGCACGGGTACGTTCGTGCCTAG